A stretch of DNA from Triticum urartu cultivar G1812 unplaced genomic scaffold, Tu2.1 TuUngrouped_contig_6115, whole genome shotgun sequence:
CATTTAGCTCTAAAAGCTGCCCATCTCGCCTCAAACTCATCATGTGTAGTGGCATAATAAATAAGAGACCTGAACTCCTTAAGGGACTTGTGGTGGAGGTGTTTCTGCATGTTTTTCTCAATATGCCACGAACATAGTCGATGCCACACGTCAGTAAGGACCTTCCTGACGGCCCTTATCATGGTTGCGTCTCCATCAGTAATTACAGACCTCGGCTTCTTTTGACAATGAGCTCTTAAGAAGGTATGCAACACCCAAACGTATGTATCCTCCGTCTCATCTGACACAACTGCACAACCGAACACAGTGTTGCAACGATGATTGTTTAGACCAATAAAAGGTATGAATGGCATTCCGTACCTATTCATCTTGTAAGTGCTGTCGAAGACGATTACATCATCAAAGTCAAGGTAATCCCGACGTGACTGGGAATCACACCAGAACATGTTCTTCAGCTTTCCTTCTGCGTCGACAGTGGTCATCTGGGCATCGCCAAAACTGGCTATCACAGCCTTGAAATTCCGATCAAGCAAGATGTTGTCTGAGCTGATGTTGTGGTGGACAATCGGCTTATTGCATCCGTGGTGCAAGTG
This window harbors:
- the LOC125530159 gene encoding receptor-like protein kinase 5 — its product is MPLSTAFLNLSRWFAIISLRLSHAIINNLTDNNVTRMWPNRRAGEDERLYLVHNQGTAGINTRYPLIVKKFQNVNPTLRVDGNVRYRYKSEMIMLASNSHDNIIKVVDIIQREDAIMLVYEYPVNGSLQSWLHQPMDVGQQLRWLERRVITVGVGQGLCHLHHGCNKPIVHHNISSDNILLDRNFKAVIASFGDAQMTTVDAEGKLKNMFWCDSQSRRDYLDFDDVIVFDSTYKMNRYGMPFIPFIGLNNHRCNTVFGCAVVSDETEDTYVWVLHTFLRAHCQKKPRSVITDGDATMIRAVRKVLTDVWHRLCSWHIEKNMQKHLHHKSLKEF